From a single Pirellulales bacterium genomic region:
- a CDS encoding glutathione peroxidase, translating to MKNIKGEEVDLADYRGKVVMIVNTASQCGYTPQYEALQKLHEKYADQGLAVLGFPANEYGGQEPGSNVEIANFCKENYGVDFDMFAKVVVNGPKTCALYKYLTSEETNPKHGGPVAWNFEKFIISRDGDIVGRYKSAIKPDSPQVIKKIETELEKKAS from the coding sequence ATGAAGAACATCAAGGGCGAAGAGGTCGACCTGGCCGATTACCGCGGCAAGGTGGTGATGATCGTCAACACGGCCAGCCAGTGCGGCTATACGCCGCAGTACGAGGCGTTGCAAAAGCTGCACGAGAAGTACGCCGATCAGGGGTTGGCGGTGCTCGGCTTTCCGGCTAACGAATATGGCGGACAGGAACCGGGCTCGAACGTGGAGATCGCCAACTTTTGCAAGGAAAACTACGGCGTCGATTTCGACATGTTCGCCAAGGTGGTGGTGAACGGCCCCAAGACCTGCGCGTTGTACAAATACTTGACCTCGGAAGAAACCAACCCCAAACATGGCGGGCCGGTGGCGTGGAACTTTGAGAAGTTCATCATCTCGCGCGATGGCGACATCGTGGGGCGCTACAAGTCGGCCATCAAGCCCGACTCGCCGCAGGTGATCAAGAAGATCGAGACCGAACTGGAAAAGAAGGCCTCGTAA
- a CDS encoding oligopeptide:H+ symporter — protein MASILSRAGGYFRSHPIGFWFIFWGELAERCSYYGMRAILALYMTEKLGFSETSASRVMAYFIAACYFLPLVGGWVADNVLGKYWTIVGFSAPYILGHVILGVETTTYLYIALALLAMGSGVIKPNISTLMGMTYDQERPGQEQMRSDAFAMFYGAVNIGAALSSMAMPVIRNRYDYATAFLFPAGLMVLAFGFFAAGKRFYAREEIVHRASTPEERAAKFELLMRLGAIFATVTFFWCIFDQSPSTWTFFAKSHLDLNLFGYQLAPDQLQSLNPLFIVTLLPLVTIGWRVLAMLGLPLRPTSKMLVGFVLTGVCMAIMSAAGFLAGDGRVSVLWEVVAYLLITVAEICISVVGLELSFAAAPKSMKSFVSACWLLPIFIGNMLNAQVVELYEAYDPGAYFGLMALMMIPVTIAFIFAARAFNRHEPPREITGEPAPEDEAARAF, from the coding sequence TTGGCTTCGATACTTTCGCGCGCGGGGGGTTATTTTCGCAGCCACCCGATTGGATTCTGGTTCATCTTTTGGGGCGAACTGGCGGAGCGCTGTTCGTATTACGGCATGCGCGCGATTCTGGCGCTGTACATGACCGAGAAGTTGGGTTTCTCCGAGACCTCGGCAAGCCGGGTGATGGCGTACTTCATCGCCGCTTGCTACTTCTTGCCGCTGGTGGGCGGCTGGGTGGCCGACAACGTGTTGGGCAAGTATTGGACGATTGTCGGTTTCTCGGCGCCGTACATCTTGGGGCATGTGATCCTTGGCGTGGAGACGACGACTTACCTATATATCGCGCTGGCGCTGTTGGCGATGGGGAGCGGCGTGATCAAGCCGAACATCTCGACGCTCATGGGGATGACGTACGATCAAGAGCGCCCGGGGCAAGAGCAAATGCGCAGTGACGCGTTCGCAATGTTTTACGGAGCGGTGAACATCGGCGCAGCGCTATCGTCGATGGCGATGCCGGTGATCCGCAATCGCTACGATTATGCGACAGCGTTTTTGTTTCCTGCGGGCTTAATGGTGCTGGCGTTTGGCTTCTTCGCGGCGGGGAAGCGGTTTTACGCGAGGGAAGAGATAGTGCATCGCGCAAGCACGCCGGAGGAGCGCGCCGCGAAATTTGAACTGCTCATGCGGCTGGGCGCGATTTTCGCCACGGTGACGTTTTTCTGGTGCATCTTCGATCAATCGCCGAGCACCTGGACGTTTTTCGCCAAATCGCATTTGGATTTGAATCTGTTTGGCTACCAACTGGCGCCCGATCAACTGCAATCGCTCAATCCGCTGTTTATTGTCACTTTGTTGCCGCTGGTGACGATTGGTTGGCGCGTGCTGGCGATGCTAGGGCTGCCACTGAGACCGACGAGCAAGATGCTGGTCGGATTTGTGCTGACCGGTGTTTGCATGGCGATCATGTCCGCGGCCGGATTTCTGGCGGGAGACGGGCGAGTTTCGGTGCTTTGGGAAGTGGTCGCTTATTTGCTGATCACGGTGGCGGAGATTTGCATTTCGGTGGTGGGACTGGAGCTATCGTTCGCCGCGGCGCCGAAGTCGATGAAGAGCTTTGTTTCCGCTTGCTGGTTGTTGCCGATTTTCATTGGCAACATGCTCAACGCGCAGGTGGTGGAGCTCTACGAAGCCTACGATCCCGGCGCCTACTTCGGACTGATGGCGCTGATGATGATTCCGGTGACGATTGCCTTCATCTTCGCGGCGCGGGCGTTCAACCGGCATGAGCCGCCGCGCGAGATCACCGGCGAGCCGGCGCCAGAGGACGAGGCGGCGCGGGCTTTTTGA
- a CDS encoding DUF1553 domain-containing protein has protein sequence MVNRLLSSIAVIALFLPYARSAALAADESPPATAAGAIDFARDVQPILVAHCYKCHGAEKQESGLRLDRRGALLTEELVYGRAIVPGKSDESVLLQAVLGTHADLERMPPKGDPLSAEQIATLKAWIDAGATWPDDAPAEAAVKGANHWAFKAPVRPELPTVRNAQWCRNAIDYFVLARLEQEGLNPSPEADRVTLLRRLSLDLIGLPPSIEEVDALLADASDDAYAKQVERLLASPHYGERWGRHWLDAARYADSDGFEKDKSRNMWFYRDWVVGAFNRDLPYDQFIIEQIAGDLLPGATQDQRVATGFLRNSMCNEEGGVDPEQFRMEAMFDRMDCVGKSVLGLTIQCAQCHTHKFDPLTQEEYYRLFAFLNNDHEPQMVAYTPEETRQINDLRMQMQAIEERARAEHPDWETRLAEWEAQSTSAQPAWTLLEPTEHIDVGGGAKLKQLNDHSLLCGGYAPTHCTFRVVAKTGAKNLTALRLEALTDPNLPCRGPGRSFKGTFYLTEIKVEAASAAEPDKKTELKLAAAAADYSQPEGALESQFDDRSGKKRIVGPIGFAIDGKNETAWGIDAGSGRRNQDRTAVFQFEKPWSVEGEAILTISIVQNHGGWNSDDHQNTLLGRFRLSVTDGATPAAAPPLPLDARELFAVPRDQRSPPQQMALFGHWRKSSPELQAANEQIEALWRQWPAGSTSLGLAARDTPRETHMLGRGDFLKPGKTVTAGVPAFLHPLAEGAPPTRLTFGKWLVDRQSPTTARVFVNRVWQAYFGEGLVSTPEDFGVQSSPPSHPELLDWLAVEFMEQGWSVKRLHRLITESATYRQSSHATPALYERDPQNRLLSRGPRARVEGEIVRDVALAASGLLNRELGGPSVFPPMPESVLALSYGPMTWNAETGPNRYRRALYTFRRRSIPFPMLQNFDTPNGDSACVRRVRSNTPLQALTSLNEVVFMESAQALARQALVGGGASDDERLTYAFRRCVSRRPEPEELAELKDFLARQSQRLAAGWVSPWQLATGQETRPADLPAGVTPTQLAAYTAVSRVLLNLDETITKE, from the coding sequence ATGGTGAACCGTTTGCTGTCATCGATCGCCGTGATTGCGTTGTTTTTGCCGTACGCGCGCAGCGCGGCGCTGGCCGCGGATGAATCCCCGCCGGCGACAGCGGCCGGCGCGATTGATTTTGCCCGCGATGTGCAACCGATCTTGGTCGCGCACTGCTACAAGTGCCACGGCGCCGAGAAGCAAGAATCGGGGCTACGACTCGATCGGCGCGGCGCGCTGTTGACGGAAGAATTGGTATACGGCCGGGCGATCGTGCCGGGCAAGAGCGACGAAAGCGTGTTGCTCCAGGCAGTGCTGGGGACGCACGCCGACCTGGAGCGCATGCCGCCCAAGGGGGATCCGCTCAGCGCGGAGCAAATCGCCACGCTCAAGGCATGGATCGACGCCGGCGCCACCTGGCCGGACGACGCGCCGGCGGAAGCCGCCGTCAAGGGCGCCAATCATTGGGCCTTCAAGGCGCCGGTGCGACCTGAGCTACCCACGGTGCGCAACGCGCAGTGGTGCCGCAACGCGATCGATTATTTCGTGCTGGCGCGGCTGGAACAGGAAGGGCTGAATCCGTCGCCGGAGGCCGACCGCGTGACGCTGTTGCGGCGATTAAGTCTCGATCTGATCGGTTTGCCGCCGTCGATTGAAGAAGTCGACGCGCTATTGGCCGACGCCAGCGACGACGCGTACGCCAAGCAGGTCGAACGGCTGTTGGCGTCGCCCCATTATGGCGAGCGTTGGGGGCGGCATTGGCTTGACGCGGCGCGCTACGCTGACAGCGACGGCTTTGAAAAAGACAAGTCGCGCAATATGTGGTTCTATCGCGACTGGGTGGTGGGCGCCTTCAATCGCGACCTGCCGTACGACCAGTTCATCATCGAGCAAATCGCGGGCGATCTGTTGCCCGGCGCGACGCAAGACCAGCGCGTGGCGACCGGCTTTTTGCGCAATTCGATGTGCAACGAGGAGGGGGGCGTCGATCCCGAGCAGTTTCGCATGGAGGCGATGTTCGACCGCATGGATTGCGTGGGCAAGTCGGTGCTGGGGCTCACGATTCAATGCGCGCAGTGCCACACGCACAAGTTCGATCCGCTGACGCAGGAAGAGTATTACCGGCTGTTCGCGTTTCTGAACAACGATCACGAGCCGCAGATGGTGGCTTATACGCCCGAGGAGACGCGGCAGATCAACGATCTGCGGATGCAGATGCAGGCAATTGAAGAACGAGCGCGGGCCGAGCACCCCGATTGGGAGACGCGGCTGGCGGAGTGGGAGGCCCAGTCGACGTCGGCGCAACCGGCGTGGACGCTGCTCGAGCCGACCGAGCATATCGATGTGGGCGGGGGCGCCAAGCTCAAACAATTGAACGACCATTCGCTGCTTTGCGGCGGCTACGCGCCGACACATTGCACCTTTCGTGTGGTGGCCAAGACCGGCGCCAAGAACCTGACCGCGCTGCGACTGGAAGCGTTGACCGATCCCAACTTGCCGTGCCGCGGACCGGGGCGGTCGTTCAAAGGGACGTTTTACCTGACCGAGATCAAGGTCGAAGCGGCCAGCGCCGCCGAACCCGACAAGAAGACCGAGCTTAAGCTGGCTGCGGCGGCGGCTGACTACTCGCAGCCGGAGGGAGCGCTAGAGAGCCAGTTCGACGATCGCAGCGGCAAAAAGCGGATTGTGGGGCCGATTGGCTTTGCCATCGACGGCAAGAATGAAACGGCCTGGGGGATCGACGCCGGATCGGGGCGGCGCAACCAGGATCGCACGGCGGTGTTTCAATTCGAGAAACCGTGGTCGGTGGAAGGAGAAGCGATCCTCACCATCTCGATCGTCCAGAACCACGGCGGATGGAATAGCGACGATCATCAGAACACGCTGTTGGGGCGGTTTCGGTTGTCGGTCACCGATGGCGCGACGCCGGCGGCGGCGCCGCCACTGCCGCTCGACGCGCGCGAACTGTTCGCCGTGCCGCGCGACCAGCGCAGCCCCCCGCAGCAGATGGCGCTGTTTGGTCACTGGCGAAAATCGTCGCCCGAGTTACAGGCGGCGAACGAGCAGATCGAAGCGCTATGGCGCCAGTGGCCGGCCGGTTCGACCTCGCTGGGGCTGGCCGCGCGCGACACTCCGCGCGAAACGCACATGCTGGGGCGGGGCGATTTTCTCAAGCCGGGCAAGACGGTGACGGCAGGCGTGCCGGCGTTTTTACATCCGCTCGCCGAGGGCGCGCCGCCCACGCGACTGACTTTCGGCAAGTGGCTGGTCGATCGGCAAAGCCCGACCACGGCGCGGGTGTTCGTCAATCGGGTTTGGCAGGCGTACTTCGGCGAGGGGTTGGTAAGCACCCCGGAAGATTTTGGCGTGCAGAGCAGCCCGCCATCGCATCCGGAGTTGCTCGATTGGCTGGCGGTGGAGTTCATGGAGCAGGGCTGGAGCGTGAAGCGCCTGCACCGGTTAATTACCGAGTCGGCGACGTATCGGCAGTCGTCGCACGCCACGCCGGCCCTGTACGAACGCGACCCGCAGAACCGGCTCTTGTCGCGTGGTCCGCGGGCGCGCGTCGAGGGAGAGATTGTCCGCGACGTGGCGCTGGCGGCGAGCGGCCTGTTGAACCGCGAACTGGGGGGGCCGAGCGTGTTTCCGCCGATGCCGGAGAGCGTGCTGGCTTTGAGTTATGGCCCGATGACGTGGAACGCGGAGACGGGTCCCAACCGCTACCGGCGCGCCTTGTACACCTTCCGGCGGCGATCGATACCGTTCCCGATGCTGCAAAACTTCGACACGCCCAACGGCGACTCGGCCTGCGTGCGGCGCGTGCGGTCGAACACGCCGCTGCAAGCCTTGACCTCGTTGAACGAGGTGGTGTTCATGGAGAGCGCCCAGGCGCTGGCGCGGCAAGCGCTGGTGGGGGGTGGCGCGAGCGACGACGAGCGATTGACCTACGCGTTTCGACGCTGCGTCAGCCGGCGCCCTGAGCCCGAAGAACTGGCGGAACTGAAAGATTTTCTGGCGCGACAAAGCCAGCGACTGGCTGCTGGCTGGGTCAGCCCGTGGCAGTTGGCGACCGGCCAGGAGACCCGACCCGCCGACCTGCCGGCAGGGGTCACGCCGACGCAACTGGCGGCGTACACGGCAGTGTCGCGCGTGCTGTTGAACCTGGACGAAACGATCACCAAGGAATGA